A stretch of the Candidatus Binataceae bacterium genome encodes the following:
- a CDS encoding protein phosphatase 2C domain-containing protein, with the protein MAALSDVGTKRSHNEDSCGHLIESAHNAVFAVADGVGGYEGGEVASSMAVEITLRAWRDSPPAWGA; encoded by the coding sequence TTGGCAGCGCTCTCGGATGTCGGTACCAAGCGCTCGCACAACGAGGATTCCTGCGGTCATCTGATCGAAAGCGCCCACAATGCAGTGTTCGCCGTTGCCGATGGCGTAGGCGGCTACGAAGGGGGGGAAGTCGCCAGCTCGATGGCGGTGGAGATAACCCTCCGGGCCTGGCGGGACAGTCCTCCGGCATGGGGGGC